Genomic window (Mycoplasma sp. NEAQ87857):
AAAGATTTCTCTTTTAGCTGTATCATAATCTGTTTCATTATCTTCCATATGACCTTTAGGAAATCCTCAATTACCATTAATTTGTTTGATTAATAAAACTTTATAACCTGATTTAAATTTTTTAAAAATAACTGCTCCACGTGAGTATTCTTGCATAATTTTCCTTTAATAAAAAACTTTTAAGACTATAGCTTAAAAGTTTTTTGTATATTTTTGAGCCAATGCTTTAATTTCGCTTACTTTAGATAATGATTCTCAAGGTAGATTTAAATCATCTCTACCAAAATGACCATAATAAGCAGTTTTTTCATAAATTGGTTTTCTTAAATCTAATGATTCAATAATACCTTTTGGTGTTAAATCAAATACTTCATTAATGATTTGTTCAATAATGTTTTTGTCAATGGTTTCAGTATCAAATGTTTCAACCATGATTGATACAGGTTGAGCAACACCTATAGAATAAGCAATTTGAACTTCTAATCTTTTAGCTAATTTTGCAGCAACTATGTTTTTAGCAATTCATCTTGCAGCATAAGCAGCTGAACGATCAACTTTAGTTGCGTCTTTACCACTAAAAGCTCCTCCACCATGTCTTGCAGCTCCACCATAGGTATCTACAATAATTTTTCTTCCAGTTAAACCAGTATCTCCAATAGGACCACCAATAACAAATTTACCTGTTGGATTAATTAAAATATTTGATGGTAAATCTAAATGATATTTAGCTAATACTGGAGTAATGATTTTATCTTTAATGTAACTTTTAAATAATGTTTCATCATACTTTTCTGAATGTTGAATACTAATTAAAATAGTATCAACTTTAACATTATTTGAATCAGTATAATCTAAAGTTACTTGACTTTTCATATCAGATTTAGCATATTTAAATTCATTATTTTGTCTTAAATGCTCAGCTTGTTTTACTAAAGAATGAGCTAAAGTAATAGCTAAAGGCATATATTCAGGTGTTTCATCAGTGGCATAACCAAACATAATACCTTGATCACCTGCTCCAATTTCTTCACCTTGTTCTACACCTTGAGCAATATCTGGACTTTGTTTTTTAATATCAACTAAAAAACTAGTTTTTGGTGTGTAGTACCCTAATTCTTTTAATATGTTAATTGCTATTTCTACTACATTAACTTCAACAATAGAGTTAACTTCTCCAGCAATAATAACATTATGACCACTAGCTAATACTTCTACAGCTACTTTAGCATATGGGTCTAAACGTAGGTATTCATCTAAGATAGCATCAGATAATTGATCACATAATTTATCTGGATGACCTCTACCTACTGATTCACTTGTAAATAATTTTTTCATAATTCTCCTTGTTGCTTTTTGCTTTTTAAAGGAGTGTCGGATATTTTGCATGTTAGTTAACACCCTGACTTTCCACCTTGCACGATTGTGTAGGTTGGCAATGGTTATAGCTGTCAAGCTACCATACTCTTTATGCAATAAAGCCTTTTTATTATAGTAAAAAACTTCAAAAATAAAAGCACTTTTTATTGTTAAAAAGTGCTTGTTTTAATTAGTTAAATTATTAAATTAATATATATTAAATAACTTATTTTAAAATAAAAAAAGCCCAATAGAGCTTCCACTTACCGCTCCCGAATTTACAAATCGGTTAATCGCTATGATGAGTACGGTGTAGTGATTTTTCAATTAGTTTCTAACTGCTTAATTATTATAACAAAAACAATAAATTTTATTTATGTTAAAACTTTAAAAGTTAATCATTTATGAATAAAGATGTTGATTAATTAATCATTTTAAAATATCATTATATAGCTTTAATATTATTTATAATATAAGAGACTTTTGGTATATTATTAAGTAATAACAGTGATATATAACAAAATATAAGCAAAATAAAATCAAAAATATTATGATTTTATTAAATAAAAATAGGTTAATATTGATTTATTCTATATAATAAAATATATTTTATTATATTTATAGTCATAAATTTAGCAATATTTAAAGGAGAAATAATGATTAATGTAAATGAATTCAAACCAGGAATTACATTCCAAGATAATGGTGATATTTTTGTTGTGCTTGAAGCCCAACACTCAAAACAAGGTAGAGGACAAGCTAACGTTAAAGCTAAAGTTAAAAACTTAAGAACAGGTTCTACAACTATTAAATCATATACAGGTGGAGATAAAGTTAAAAAAGCTCACATCGATAAAAGAAGAATGAACTATTTATACAATGATGGAGAAAATATTGTATTAATGGATAATGAAACATATGAACAAGTAGAAATCCCAGTTTCATTAGTAGAATGAGAACTAAACTTCTTAAAAGAAGGAAATGAAGTTTTAATTAGAAAATTTGAAGAAGAAGTTTTAGATGTTGAATTGCCTGCAAGTGTTGATTTAGTAGTTACTGTAGCTCCAGATGCAGTAAAAGGAAACACAACAACTAACCCTCAAAAGAAAATTGAGGTTGAAACAGGTTATGAATTAGAAACACCTATGTTCATTAAAGAAGGAGATGTTATTTCTATTTCTACTGAAACAGGAAAATACGTAGGAAAAGCAAATAAATAAAAATGAATTGATTAAATGTTTCATTTGATTCAAATCAAAATTATGTTGTTTTAGAACAAGCAGTAAATAACGCATTAGATATAGCTTTAAAAAATTACAATATGGTTAGAGTTGTATCAAATAAAGTATATTTTGATGAAAATCATTCAAATGTTCAAATTATTACTCAAATTAAAATCAAAAATAAATATCAAGATAAATGCTTTAATCTTATTAAAGAATTATCTCAAGAATTAGAAGAAGCAATTAAGAGATTAATTGATAAAAAACCTGATAATGTTGAAATTGTACTTAAAGGTTTTTATTAAAAATGGCTAAACAAAATCAAAATATTGATACTTCAACATTTAGAATAATATTTATTGATAGTGTAAAAAAAGAATTAAATAGAAATTTTTGATTTTTAATATTATCAAGCAAAGCAAAACAAGATTATCGTTTGAAATTAAATAATTTATTAATTGAATTAGAAAGCAATAAAATAAAAAATAGTAATTTAGTAAAAAATAAACAGACATTTGATAAAGCTAAAGTTGATTTTTTACTTAGTGGATTAAAGTGATATTTCATTATTTTTGGAATTTTAATCCTTGTTGGTTTATCTATTATTATTTTATTTACCAGAAAATAGATCATGAAAAAAAATAAGAAGTTACTTTTTTGGAATAATTTTAAAGAAATATCTACCTCAAGTAAAATAACCTTCATCTTTGGGGTTATTTTAATATCACTTTATGTTTCAATCACTATAGTAGAATGATACTATCAGTCTTGAAGAACTTTTAATGCATTTAATGTAATAAAAGGCGATATAGATAAAACTTTAACCAACAAGATGGATCAAAATGTGGTTTATCCTAGTGGAGTTAGGTTATTATGAGGTGGTTCTACTTATTGATTTACTTTTATGTGTAATGTTTTTATGGGTGTAATGTTATTAGTTTATCCATTACACAAAAAATCTAAAAAAATTCAAAAGTTTTATTTTGCTTCTATTGTTTATATTTTAATTGTAGTATCTGCTTATTGAACTGGAATAATGATAGTTCCTAGCACTTTTACAGAATTAGTTTTTGATCAAAAAATTAAATCAATTATAATGCATGTTATTGCACCTGTAATTGGAGTAAGTACTATTTTTTGAGAAAGAAAGAGTATTAAAATTTCAAATAAAGATATTTGAATGTATGCTATTTTCCCAAGTTCTTATATGATTTTTATCATTATTAACTATGTGATGTCATATAAATTTATTAAATTTGGTGGTACAGAATTAGATAGAGGAATTGTTATTTATGAACTTGTTAGTTTCAAATATCCTTTAGGATATAAAGGTGAAATTACTTTTATTATAGTAGTTTTAGATTTAATAATGATTAGTTTATCAATATTAACAGCTCCAATTTATGGATTTTTAATGCGTAAATTACTAAGAATTTTAAAACCGCATCAAAGATCATTACCAAAACTGGTATTTAATGCTAATAAAACTAAACCTAAAGAAGATGATTCTAAGAAATTTAAGCTTTTAGATTTACCATTTAACGATACTCAAGAAATTGATTTCCAAAAAGAAATGGAAAGCAAAAACACTACTGAAGAATATCGTAAAATCAATAAGAAGTTACTTAAACAATTTATTAATAGCAAATCAAATAATAATAAAAAAATGTAGTAATTTAATTACTACATTTTTATTTTTTCTTTTTGTGTTTAAAGATTCATAGACCAATTAAGAAGAATAATGAACTAGCAAGTGCTATAGGAGCAAAATATCAATAAGATTTAGCGGTTTTTTGATCACCCTTAACATCATTTATAGCTTTATTTAACATATCAATAGCATTATTAATATCTGTATTATTGCTTGAAAGACCTTTGTTGGTCTTACCTAAGATTTTATTTTGTTTAATAAAGCTAATTGCTTTAGTTAATTTATCTTGCTTATCTTTAGAAACTTTAGCAAATAAATTACTATTAGCTAAGTCATTTGCTTGTTTAAATTTATTAATCAATGTACCATGATGATCATTTAAAGTATCAGTATTATCTTTAAATTTATTTAAACTTGATTGACTATTGAATGATTTAGCTTTATTAGCTAAATCATTAATTAATTCTGGTTCAAGATTTTCTAAGTTATTAATGTGATTAATAGTTTGATCAATTAAATCTTTGATAGATTTAATTGCTTTATTAGCTTTAGTTAATTGTTCTTTAACTTTGTTATTTAATGTGTCTATTTGATCTCTAGCTTGATCTGGTTGATTATTTAAAATATTAACCGCTTGATTTATAGCATCAGTAATATCTTTAATAATAGGATCTTTAATTTCGTTTGGTAAGAAATTAAAGTCATTATTGCTAATTAAATTATTTTTATCAGTATTAGCTTTAGCTATAGCATCTTCTAGCTTAATTTTATCTACTAAATTATTAATATCATCTTTGGCTTTGATGTAATCAGTTGCTTCAGGATCAATAATTGAATTTAAATTAGTATCAATTTGATCTAATGATTGATTAAATTTATCTTTTAAATCACTGGATAAATTAGAATTATCAATAATTAATTTTGAATTTTGTTTAGTATCTAAATATTGTGTTTTAGCTATAGCGTCTTTAGTTTGATTGATTTTGTTATCTAATTGATTAATCAAGTTTGAAATATCAGCTATTTTTGCATTTGGATCATTGATTAAATTATCAATTTGATTAATTAAATCATTAATATCATTAGATAAATTACTTTTATCTAATGAATTAACTGATGAATTATTTAAATCATTTAAAACCGCTTTAGCTTGATCAATAATTACTTTAGCTTTAGTATTAACAATCTCTTTAACTAATTGTTTTGTAGTTTCTTCTACTAATTTAGTATTAGATTTATCAATATTATTAGCTTGATTAATGAGATCTTTGATCTTATTAATTTGATTTGGATATTTATTACTATATTTAGATACTAAATCATTAGCATCAATGATAGCTTTGTCCAATTTAGCATTAGCTAAATCATTAAGTAATTTATTATTGTTATCAAAGATATCTGTTGAATTGTTAATATTTGAAGCATCAGTAGCATTATTAATTGCTTGATTTAAATTATCAACTATAGGTTGATATTTATTATCATCTTTAATTGAATTAATATAATCTTTAACTTTTTTAATAGTTTGATCAATTACAGCATCATTAATAGCTTTATCAACTTTTTCTTTAGCATCTATATAATCTTTTTCACTAGGTTTGGTTTTATTATTTAATTCTTTTTCAATTTGATCAACCTCATTATTTAAAGTGTCTTTAATCAAAGGATCTAAAGATGATTCATCTTTAGATAAATCTTTAGCAATATTAATACTATTATCATATTCAGCTTTTTTAATTTCTTTTCTTGCATCCTTATTTGCTTGAATTAAATCATTAGTTGTATTAACAATATCATTAGAATTATTATTTGCTAAAGCTTCATTAGTTTTATTAATTAAGTTATTTAACTTATTTGTAAGCTGATTTTTTAGATTATTATCTAATGAAGAATAATTAATATTATTAATAATTTCTGTTGCATCTTTAATTACTGCTTTAGCTTTA
Coding sequences:
- the metK gene encoding methionine adenosyltransferase yields the protein MKKLFTSESVGRGHPDKLCDQLSDAILDEYLRLDPYAKVAVEVLASGHNVIIAGEVNSIVEVNVVEIAINILKELGYYTPKTSFLVDIKKQSPDIAQGVEQGEEIGAGDQGIMFGYATDETPEYMPLAITLAHSLVKQAEHLRQNNEFKYAKSDMKSQVTLDYTDSNNVKVDTILISIQHSEKYDETLFKSYIKDKIITPVLAKYHLDLPSNILINPTGKFVIGGPIGDTGLTGRKIIVDTYGGAARHGGGAFSGKDATKVDRSAAYAARWIAKNIVAAKLAKRLEVQIAYSIGVAQPVSIMVETFDTETIDKNIIEQIINEVFDLTPKGIIESLDLRKPIYEKTAYYGHFGRDDLNLPWESLSKVSEIKALAQKYTKNF
- the efp gene encoding elongation factor P, which codes for MINVNEFKPGITFQDNGDIFVVLEAQHSKQGRGQANVKAKVKNLRTGSTTIKSYTGGDKVKKAHIDKRRMNYLYNDGENIVLMDNETYEQVEIPVSLVEWELNFLKEGNEVLIRKFEEEVLDVELPASVDLVVTVAPDAVKGNTTTNPQKKIEVETGYELETPMFIKEGDVISISTETGKYVGKANK
- a CDS encoding MMB_0454 family protein; protein product: MNWLNVSFDSNQNYVVLEQAVNNALDIALKNYNMVRVVSNKVYFDENHSNVQIITQIKIKNKYQDKCFNLIKELSQELEEAIKRLIDKKPDNVEIVLKGFY
- a CDS encoding MAGa3780 family membrane protein, translated to MKKNKKLLFWNNFKEISTSSKITFIFGVILISLYVSITIVEWYYQSWRTFNAFNVIKGDIDKTLTNKMDQNVVYPSGVRLLWGGSTYWFTFMCNVFMGVMLLVYPLHKKSKKIQKFYFASIVYILIVVSAYWTGIMIVPSTFTELVFDQKIKSIIMHVIAPVIGVSTIFWERKSIKISNKDIWMYAIFPSSYMIFIIINYVMSYKFIKFGGTELDRGIVIYELVSFKYPLGYKGEITFIIVVLDLIMISLSILTAPIYGFLMRKLLRILKPHQRSLPKLVFNANKTKPKEDDSKKFKLLDLPFNDTQEIDFQKEMESKNTTEEYRKINKKLLKQFINSKSNNNKKM